One Segnochrobactrum spirostomi genomic window carries:
- a CDS encoding ROK family transcriptional regulator produces the protein MIAERFWSEAGTEPSGGGEGALLSLIASRRARSRSELAELSGLSRATVAQRLSLLLEARLVDESEETLRSGGRPAKLLRLNTDFALTLAADIGEERSRMALTTLDGAVLDALTEEIDIRRGPEATLAILADRFETLLARTGRHRRDVLGIGLSLPAPVDYPRGRVVGPSVMTGWDDFDLRGWFAARFEAPLFAENDVNLLMLADYHRARRDARHLVYVKIGTGIGSGIIADGRIYRGAQGAAGDIGHIQFTRTPAPLCRCGKIGCVEARAAGWAIARDLRAEGLTAETARDVVGLVRAGEPHAIHLVRQSGRVIGEVLANVVSILNPSTIVIGGTLAAVDDYLLSGVREMVYSRTLPLATRELEIAISPPDGDSGVVGAALLVVEEAMSPRHVNAVVARYAKAS, from the coding sequence ATGATCGCGGAGCGCTTCTGGTCGGAGGCCGGCACCGAGCCGTCGGGCGGCGGCGAAGGCGCGCTATTGTCGCTCATCGCCTCCCGCCGTGCCCGCTCCCGCTCGGAGCTCGCGGAACTCTCCGGGTTGTCGCGCGCGACGGTCGCCCAGCGTCTTTCGCTCCTCCTCGAGGCCCGCCTCGTCGACGAAAGCGAAGAGACGCTGCGCAGCGGCGGGCGCCCGGCCAAACTGTTGCGGCTCAACACCGATTTCGCGCTGACGCTGGCCGCCGACATCGGCGAGGAGCGCAGCCGCATGGCGCTCACCACCCTCGACGGCGCGGTGCTCGACGCCCTGACCGAAGAGATCGACATCCGCCGCGGTCCGGAGGCGACGCTCGCCATCCTGGCCGACCGCTTCGAGACGCTGCTCGCCCGCACCGGCCGCCACCGCCGCGACGTGCTCGGCATCGGGCTCTCGCTGCCGGCCCCGGTCGATTATCCGCGCGGTCGCGTGGTCGGGCCTTCGGTGATGACGGGGTGGGACGATTTCGACCTTCGTGGCTGGTTCGCCGCCCGCTTCGAGGCGCCGCTGTTCGCCGAGAACGACGTCAATCTCTTGATGCTCGCCGATTATCACCGCGCCCGGCGCGACGCGCGCCACCTCGTCTACGTCAAGATCGGCACCGGAATCGGCAGCGGCATCATCGCCGACGGCCGCATCTATCGCGGCGCGCAAGGTGCGGCCGGCGATATCGGCCATATTCAGTTCACCCGCACGCCGGCGCCGCTCTGCCGCTGCGGCAAGATCGGCTGCGTCGAAGCCCGCGCCGCCGGCTGGGCGATCGCCCGCGACCTGCGCGCTGAAGGTCTCACGGCGGAAACCGCCCGCGACGTGGTCGGGCTCGTACGCGCCGGCGAGCCGCACGCGATCCACCTCGTCCGCCAATCCGGCCGGGTTATCGGCGAGGTGCTCGCCAACGTCGTCAGCATCCTGAACCCGAGCACCATCGTGATCGGCGGCACGCTGGCGGCGGTGGACGATTATCTGCTCTCGGGGGTGCGGGAGATGGTCTACAGCCGCACGCTCCCCCTTGCGACGCGCGAGCTCGAGATCGCGATCTCGCCGCCCGACGGCGATTCCGGCGTCGTCGGCGCGGCGCTGCTCGTCGTCGAGGAAGCCATGTCCCCCCGCCACGTCAACGCCGTCGTCGCCCGCTACGCGAAGGCGTCGTGA
- a CDS encoding DeoR/GlpR family DNA-binding transcription regulator: protein MEHPAKRVDMVPAKRRALILEHLRINGAASIQELAETIGGSQSTVRRDLEHLVERGYLERTHGGAHLLQPMRATFERENSVNFQLQRAEKIAIGREAAKRLSARDSVMLDSSSTVMEAVRAAAERDLPLTLVTNSLEIADFAADIKSWRVIMPGGTIRAGYRHLAGEPGEAFIRTLHADLCFTGASAVSGTLLTDSSLEIAALKRAMIAAARRTILLADSSKFTAPNFCTLCEISAIEEVITDDAAPEEALNVIRLADRTVTLVHPAGLR, encoded by the coding sequence ATGGAGCACCCAGCAAAGCGCGTCGACATGGTGCCCGCCAAGCGGCGGGCGCTCATCCTCGAGCACCTTCGGATCAACGGCGCGGCGAGCATCCAGGAGCTCGCCGAGACCATCGGCGGGTCGCAATCGACCGTGCGGCGGGACCTCGAGCACCTGGTCGAGCGCGGCTATCTGGAGCGCACCCACGGCGGCGCCCATCTGCTGCAGCCGATGCGGGCGACCTTCGAACGCGAGAACTCGGTCAATTTCCAGCTCCAGCGGGCGGAGAAGATCGCGATCGGCCGCGAGGCCGCCAAGCGCCTCAGCGCCCGCGACAGCGTGATGCTCGACAGTTCTTCGACGGTGATGGAGGCGGTGCGCGCGGCGGCCGAGCGCGATCTGCCGCTGACCCTCGTCACCAACAGCCTGGAGATCGCCGATTTCGCCGCCGACATCAAATCGTGGCGGGTGATCATGCCGGGGGGGACGATCCGCGCCGGATACCGCCACCTCGCCGGCGAGCCCGGCGAAGCCTTCATCCGCACGCTCCACGCCGATCTCTGCTTCACCGGGGCTTCGGCGGTGAGCGGCACCCTCCTCACCGACAGCTCCCTCGAGATCGCGGCGTTGAAGCGCGCCATGATCGCCGCCGCGCGCCGCACCATCCTGCTCGCCGACAGTTCCAAGTTCACCGCGCCGAATTTCTGCACGCTCTGCGAAATTTCGGCGATCGAGGAGGTGATCACCGACGATGCGGCGCCGGAGGAGGCGCTGAACGTGATCCGCCTCGCCGATCGGACGGTGACGCTCGTGCATCCTGCGGGCCTGCGCTGA
- a CDS encoding FGGY-family carbohydrate kinase, whose translation MAPTYLIGLDFGTDSARGVLVDAATGAQEAYHVHPYRHGVVTGRLGPTPLPPGFALQVPADYVEAAEAILRAIGAGREVAAIGLDFTASSPLPARVDGTALADTRPDEPHAQVKLWKHAAQAEAERLSTMGGAHLANFGGKLSGEWLLAKAAEMAGEAPALWAETARFIEAGDWLVWQLTGREARSLDFAAYKAQYLGTYPDTGIPGLAGRLTPPQPVGTAAGRLTDAWSARTGILGAPVVAVAVIDSHVVLPAIGATAPGTFVGALGTSAAFLLLDAETRPLPSGLEGAAFGAVLPDLWCAEAGQAAFGDVLMWFVRAFPRGATIAESFDAYTEEARRLGPGAGGLVALDWFSGNRVPLADANLTGLLLGLGLQTTAAEIYRALVEGLCFGTRAILDLALAAGVPVGRVVMTSGLAHRNTFLVQVLADVLGRPVEVPDVENPTALGAALHGAVAAGVVPDFTAAAERYGARSASLYTPDPGAAVLYEGLYGEYRRLAADDTLRTAMRALKRARR comes from the coding sequence ATGGCGCCGACTTATCTGATTGGCCTCGATTTCGGCACGGACTCGGCACGCGGCGTTCTCGTCGACGCGGCGACGGGCGCGCAGGAGGCCTACCACGTCCATCCCTATCGCCATGGCGTCGTGACAGGTCGGCTCGGCCCGACCCCGTTGCCGCCCGGCTTCGCGCTCCAGGTGCCGGCCGATTATGTCGAGGCGGCGGAGGCGATCCTGCGGGCGATCGGAGCGGGGCGCGAGGTCGCCGCCATCGGTCTCGACTTCACCGCCTCCTCGCCGCTGCCGGCGCGGGTGGACGGCACGGCGCTCGCCGACACCCGTCCGGACGAGCCGCACGCCCAGGTGAAGCTCTGGAAGCACGCCGCACAAGCCGAGGCCGAGCGCCTGAGTACGATGGGCGGGGCGCATCTCGCCAATTTCGGCGGCAAGCTCTCCGGCGAATGGCTGCTCGCCAAGGCGGCGGAGATGGCCGGCGAGGCGCCGGCGCTGTGGGCGGAGACGGCGCGCTTCATCGAAGCGGGCGACTGGCTCGTCTGGCAGCTCACCGGCCGCGAAGCGCGCAGCTTGGACTTCGCCGCCTACAAGGCCCAATATCTCGGGACCTATCCCGATACCGGCATCCCGGGGCTCGCCGGGCGGCTGACACCGCCGCAACCGGTCGGAACCGCCGCAGGGCGCCTCACCGATGCCTGGTCGGCGCGCACCGGCATCCTCGGCGCCCCCGTGGTGGCGGTCGCCGTCATCGATTCCCACGTGGTGCTGCCGGCGATCGGCGCGACGGCGCCCGGAACCTTCGTCGGCGCGCTCGGCACCTCCGCGGCCTTCCTTCTGCTCGATGCGGAGACACGTCCGCTACCGTCCGGCTTGGAGGGCGCGGCCTTCGGAGCGGTGCTCCCGGACCTCTGGTGCGCCGAGGCGGGGCAGGCGGCCTTCGGCGACGTGCTGATGTGGTTCGTGCGGGCCTTCCCGCGGGGCGCGACGATCGCCGAGAGCTTCGACGCCTACACGGAGGAGGCGCGTCGGCTCGGACCCGGGGCCGGCGGGCTGGTCGCCCTCGACTGGTTCAGCGGCAATCGCGTGCCGCTCGCCGACGCCAACCTCACCGGCCTGCTGCTGGGGCTCGGCCTACAGACGACCGCAGCGGAAATCTACCGCGCCCTGGTCGAGGGGCTGTGCTTCGGCACGCGAGCCATCCTCGATCTCGCGCTCGCGGCCGGCGTGCCGGTCGGGCGCGTGGTGATGACGAGCGGCCTCGCGCACCGGAACACGTTTCTGGTCCAGGTTCTGGCCGATGTTCTCGGCCGCCCGGTCGAGGTGCCCGATGTCGAGAACCCGACCGCACTCGGCGCGGCCCTCCACGGGGCGGTGGCGGCCGGCGTGGTGCCCGACTTCACCGCCGCGGCGGAGCGCTACGGAGCCCGGTCCGCCTCGCTGTACACACCCGATCCCGGTGCTGCCGTGCTCTATGAGGGGCTCTACGGCGAATATCGGCGTCTCGCCGCCGACGATACGCTGCGCACCGCGATGCGGGCCCTGAAGCGCGCACGGCGTTGA
- a CDS encoding phage tail protein yields the protein MSDRGEGYIGQLMLFAGNYVPKYWMPCEGQLLDIGKNNILWSVIGNTYGGDSKKNMFALPDMRGVLPAHASGGRVGRRTASADQSLLSVRLSVNNLPSHSHLAKFAGTEDRVTVSNAIAIKNVVGAVDPVENGYFGKGGTGTGAASIYVPSGSTAPSVNLNGGSTEVKFKPAGTVIVDPTGPGAPFEIPNILMFWCICVAGIYPTRAW from the coding sequence ATGTCTGACCGTGGAGAGGGGTATATCGGACAGCTGATGCTTTTCGCTGGCAACTATGTTCCGAAATACTGGATGCCGTGCGAGGGACAGTTGCTCGACATTGGGAAAAATAATATTCTATGGAGCGTTATAGGCAACACATACGGCGGTGACAGCAAGAAAAATATGTTCGCGTTGCCAGATATGCGAGGCGTGCTCCCCGCCCACGCCTCTGGAGGTCGGGTGGGACGGCGCACGGCATCTGCCGATCAGAGCCTTCTCAGTGTCCGTCTTAGTGTTAACAATCTGCCGTCCCATAGCCATCTGGCGAAATTCGCAGGGACAGAAGATCGCGTCACGGTCAGCAACGCGATCGCGATCAAGAATGTCGTTGGCGCCGTGGACCCGGTTGAGAACGGCTACTTCGGAAAGGGAGGCACCGGCACTGGAGCAGCAAGTATTTACGTTCCGTCCGGCTCCACCGCTCCGAGCGTCAACTTGAATGGCGGCTCTACCGAGGTGAAGTTTAAGCCAGCTGGAACCGTTATTGTCGACCCAACAGGCCCAGGCGCGCCGTTTGAGATTCCTAATATTTTAATGTTCTGGTGTATATGCGTCGCGGGTATTTATCCAACAAGAGCATGGTAA
- a CDS encoding ABC transporter permease: protein MGEGAMGNADAPPRGADYERALPAADAAPVVFEDERRSPIARLQRFLHTYPITVPLIVLGMSVLIFSLLVGKRFYQPYNLSLILQQVTIIGIIGIAQTLVILTAGIDLSVGAIMVLTSTIMGGVAVHAGVPAELALPLGLCLGILCGSINGLLVTAARLPPFIVTLGTWSVFGALNLWYSGSQTIRAQEVADAAPLLQLTGTAISVFGARITAGTVLMLVLAGVVSYILSHTAFGRHVYATGDDPEAARLSGIGTRRVLLAVYALAGLVAAIGSWALIGRVGAISPTSGGGANLDSITATVIGGTSLFGGRGSIAGTLVGALIVGVFRNGLALGGLDALWQEFTVGILIIAAVGVDQWIRRVAQ, encoded by the coding sequence ATGGGAGAGGGTGCCATGGGCAATGCCGACGCTCCGCCGCGCGGGGCTGATTACGAACGCGCGCTTCCCGCCGCGGATGCGGCCCCCGTCGTCTTCGAGGACGAACGGCGGTCGCCGATCGCCCGGCTGCAGCGCTTCCTCCACACCTATCCGATCACCGTACCGCTCATCGTGCTCGGCATGAGCGTGCTGATCTTCAGCCTGCTCGTCGGAAAGCGCTTCTATCAGCCCTACAACCTGTCGCTCATCCTGCAGCAGGTGACGATCATCGGCATCATCGGGATCGCGCAGACCCTGGTGATCCTGACCGCCGGCATCGACCTCTCGGTCGGCGCGATCATGGTTCTCACCTCGACGATCATGGGCGGCGTCGCGGTCCATGCCGGCGTCCCGGCGGAACTCGCGTTGCCGCTCGGCCTCTGCCTCGGGATTCTGTGCGGCTCCATCAACGGGCTCCTCGTCACCGCCGCCCGGCTGCCGCCCTTCATCGTCACGCTCGGAACCTGGAGCGTGTTCGGGGCGCTCAATCTCTGGTATTCGGGCAGTCAGACCATCCGGGCGCAGGAGGTGGCGGACGCCGCGCCCCTGCTGCAACTGACCGGCACCGCGATCTCCGTGTTCGGTGCCCGCATCACGGCCGGCACGGTTCTGATGCTCGTGCTCGCGGGGGTCGTCAGCTACATCCTCTCCCACACGGCCTTCGGCCGCCACGTCTACGCGACCGGCGACGACCCGGAAGCCGCGCGACTGTCCGGTATCGGAACCCGGCGTGTTCTGCTCGCGGTCTACGCGCTCGCCGGCTTGGTCGCCGCCATCGGCTCGTGGGCGCTGATCGGCCGGGTCGGAGCGATCAGCCCGACATCGGGCGGCGGCGCGAACCTCGATTCCATCACCGCGACGGTGATCGGCGGCACCTCCCTGTTCGGCGGACGCGGCTCGATCGCCGGCACCCTCGTCGGCGCGCTCATCGTCGGCGTCTTCCGCAACGGTCTGGCGCTCGGCGGGCTCGATGCCCTCTGGCAGGAGTTCACTGTCGGCATCCTGATCATCGCCGCCGTCGGCGTCGATCAATGGATCCGGAGGGTGGCGCAATGA
- a CDS encoding ADP-dependent glucokinase/phosphofructokinase, producing MAAARDWHALYEGLSRTLPVMAKAGPHDPADAAGLFLCGMNICVDARVDLADPANIGALMAEPTTTPARALGEELLSRVARGVGGEIRFDWAEGPHWLRPRLRARPALGGTGPQAAAVLAKLGARAVIPLEDRTAPMLAEIPPGVLIAEGEGLVQAADIVPSKEPVPEIYIFEYTAGRPVADIVPRRSSRIIVRFSDRGIQRDPAFEALSLRLAPRAAAALVSGFNDEAAQTVGAASRHVFALTRTWKAAGLETIHFELAGYVSQAALGEALANAAGAVTSLGMSHSELLGIEPSAEHPMAAMLALGDRLGLERVCVHADTWAASITTGDPEIELRALMAGCAVASARAATGAPVAEPRVDPAAHFDPLPFVSPVRTGRWTFVACAAPYLEAPATTLGLGDSFTAGSLLVLGRGALAEVR from the coding sequence ATGGCTGCCGCACGCGATTGGCATGCGCTGTACGAAGGTTTGTCGCGCACATTGCCGGTGATGGCGAAGGCGGGACCGCATGATCCCGCCGATGCGGCGGGGCTTTTCCTGTGCGGCATGAACATCTGCGTCGATGCGCGGGTCGATCTCGCCGATCCGGCCAACATCGGCGCGCTGATGGCGGAGCCCACGACGACGCCGGCCCGCGCGCTCGGCGAGGAATTGCTGTCACGCGTCGCGCGCGGCGTCGGGGGCGAAATCCGGTTCGATTGGGCGGAGGGTCCGCACTGGCTGCGCCCGCGGCTGCGCGCCAGGCCGGCGCTCGGCGGCACGGGTCCGCAGGCGGCGGCGGTGCTGGCCAAACTCGGCGCCCGCGCGGTCATTCCGTTGGAGGATCGCACGGCGCCGATGCTCGCTGAGATCCCGCCCGGCGTCCTGATCGCCGAGGGCGAGGGGCTGGTGCAGGCGGCCGACATCGTCCCGAGCAAGGAGCCGGTGCCCGAGATCTACATCTTCGAATACACCGCCGGCCGGCCTGTGGCGGATATCGTGCCGCGCCGCTCGTCCCGCATCATCGTTCGGTTCTCCGACCGGGGCATCCAGCGCGACCCGGCCTTCGAGGCGCTGTCTCTTCGCCTCGCGCCGCGGGCCGCCGCGGCGCTCGTCTCCGGCTTTAACGACGAGGCGGCGCAGACGGTCGGCGCGGCGAGCCGCCACGTCTTCGCCCTGACGCGGACCTGGAAGGCCGCCGGCCTCGAGACCATCCATTTCGAACTCGCGGGCTACGTCTCCCAGGCGGCGCTCGGCGAGGCGCTGGCGAATGCGGCAGGCGCCGTCACCTCCCTCGGCATGAGCCATTCGGAGCTCCTCGGCATCGAGCCGAGCGCCGAGCACCCGATGGCGGCGATGCTGGCGCTGGGCGACCGGCTCGGCCTCGAACGGGTGTGCGTGCACGCCGACACTTGGGCCGCGTCCATCACCACAGGCGATCCCGAAATCGAGCTTCGCGCCCTGATGGCCGGGTGTGCGGTCGCCTCCGCCCGCGCTGCGACGGGAGCGCCCGTCGCGGAGCCGCGTGTCGATCCGGCTGCCCACTTCGACCCCCTGCCCTTCGTGAGCCCCGTCCGCACCGGGCGCTGGACGTTCGTCGCCTGCGCCGCGCCTTATCTCGAGGCGCCCGCGACCACGCTGGGGCTCGGCGATTCCTTCACCGCGGGGTCGCTCCTGGTGCTCGGACGCGGCGCGTTGGCCGAAGTGCGCTGA
- a CDS encoding ATP-binding cassette domain-containing protein: MSDDLVLSARGLAKRYGRVVAMDRADFDLKRGEILAVIGDNGAGKTTLIKTLVGAVSPDAGEIRLDGAPVRFASPLDARLRGIETVYQTLALSPALSIGDNLFLGRELRRKGWMGRLFRTLDKAEMARQARAHLEALGLATIQDIHQAVETLSGGQRQGVAIARACGFGGKVVFMDEPTAALGVKESRKVLDLIQSVRARGLSIVVISHNMPHVFEIADRIHIHRLGRRVAVVRPADCTMSDVVSIMTGATEPPAHLAA; this comes from the coding sequence ATGAGCGACGATCTCGTCCTGTCGGCGCGGGGTCTGGCGAAGCGCTACGGCCGGGTGGTGGCGATGGACCGGGCCGATTTCGATCTCAAGCGCGGCGAGATTCTCGCTGTGATCGGCGACAACGGCGCGGGGAAAACCACCCTGATCAAGACCCTGGTGGGGGCCGTGTCGCCGGATGCGGGAGAGATCCGGCTCGACGGGGCACCGGTGCGCTTCGCCTCGCCGCTCGACGCGCGGCTGCGCGGCATCGAGACGGTCTACCAGACCCTCGCCCTCTCGCCGGCTTTGTCGATCGGCGACAACCTCTTTCTCGGCCGCGAGCTGCGCCGTAAGGGATGGATGGGACGCCTCTTCCGCACGCTCGACAAGGCGGAGATGGCGCGGCAGGCGCGGGCGCATCTCGAAGCGCTCGGGCTCGCCACCATCCAGGACATTCACCAGGCCGTGGAGACTTTGTCCGGCGGGCAGCGCCAGGGCGTCGCCATCGCGCGCGCGTGCGGCTTCGGCGGCAAGGTCGTGTTCATGGACGAGCCGACGGCGGCGCTCGGCGTGAAGGAGAGCCGCAAGGTGCTCGATCTCATCCAGTCGGTGCGCGCCCGCGGGCTCTCCATCGTCGTCATCAGCCACAACATGCCCCATGTCTTCGAGATCGCCGACCGCATCCACATCCACCGTCTGGGCCGCCGGGTCGCCGTCGTGCGGCCCGCGGATTGCACGATGTCGGACGTCGTCTCGATCATGACCGGGGCCACCGAGCCTCCGGCTCATCTGGCGGCTTGA